In Eschrichtius robustus isolate mEscRob2 chromosome 2, mEscRob2.pri, whole genome shotgun sequence, a single window of DNA contains:
- the F2RL2 gene encoding proteinase-activated receptor 3, with the protein MSAVTPFPCRGPWQASCLQSTREHASTERTRFPIGANTWNRSETILPNFKHLRNGAQIIKMKAVIFVAVGTLLLSPASCQSGMEGDTDNLAKPTLPIKTFRGAPPNSFEEFPLSAIEGWTGTTTTVKIKCPEESISNLHVNNATMRYLSSSLSTRLIPAIYILVFVVGVPANVVTLWMLFFRTRSIRMNIFYANLAIADFLFCVTLPFRIAYHLNGNNWVFGEVMCRATTVIFYGNMYCSILLLACISINRYLAIVHPFTYRGLPKRTYALLTCGLVWTTIFLYMLPFFILKQEYYLVQQDITTCHDVHNTCESSSPFQLYYFISLAFFGFLIPFLVIIYCYTAIIWTLNAKDRRWLWYVKASLLILVIFTICFAPSNIILIIHHANYYYNNADGLYFIYLIALCLGSLNSCLDPFLYFLMSKITDHSTAYLTMVKSS; encoded by the exons ATGAGTGCTGTCACACCCTTTCCCTGCAGAGGACCCTGGCAAGCTTCCTGTCTGCAGAGCACAAGAGAACACGCTTCTACAGAGAGAACCAGGTTTCCAATTGGTGCCAACACATGGAACCGAAGTGAAACCATACTCCctaattttaaacatttgagaAACGGGGCTCAGATCATCAAGATGAAAGCTGTCATCTTTGTAGCTGTTGGAACACTGCTTCTGTCACCTGCTTCCTGTCAAAGTG GCATGGAAGGTGATACAGACAACCTGGCAAAGCCAACCTTACCCATTAAGACCTTCCGTGGAGCTCCCCCGAATTCTTTTGAAGAGTTCCCCCTTTCTGCCATAGAAGGCTGGACAGGAACCACCACAACTGTAAAAATTAAGTGCCCTGAAGAAAGCATTTCAAATCTCCATGTGAATAATGCTACCATGAGGTACCTGAGCAGCTCTTTGAGTACCAGACTGATACCTGCCATCTACATCCTGGTGTTTGTAGTAGGTGTGCCAGCCAACGTGGTGACCCTGTGGATGCTCTTCTTCAGGACCAGATCTATCCGTATGAACATCTTCTACGCCAACCTGGCCATTGCAGACTTTCTTTTTTGCGTTACACTGCCCTTTAGAATAGCATACCATCTCAATGGGAACAACTGGGTGTTTGGAGAGGTCATGTGCCGGGCCACCACAGTCATCTTCTACGGCAACATGTACTGTTCCATTCTGCTCCTCGCCTGCATCAGTATCAACCGCTACCTGGCCATTGTCCATCCTTTCACTTACCGGGGGCTGCCCAAGCGCACCTATGCCTTGCTAACGTGTGGATTGGTGTGGACAACGATTTTCTTATATATGCTGCCATTTTTCATTCTGAAGCAGGAGTACTATCTTGTCCAGCAGGACATCACCACCTGCCATGATGTCCACAACACGTGCGAGTCCTCATCTCCCTTTCAACTCTACTACTTCATCTCCTTGGCATTCTTTGGATTCTTAATTCCATTTCTGGTCATTATCTACTGCTACACAGCCATCATTTGGACGCTTAATGCAAAAGATCGTAGGTGGTTGTGGTATGTTAAGGCGAGTCTCCTCATTCTTGTGATTTTTACCATTTGCTTTGCTCCAAGCAACATCATACTCATTATTCACCACGCAAACTACTACTACAACAATGCCGATGGCTTATACTTCATCTATCTCATAGCTTTGTGCCTTGGTAGCTTGAATAGTTGCCTAGAtccattcctttattttctcatGTCAAAAATCACGGATCACTCCACGGCTTACCTTACAATGGTGAAATCATCTTAG